Part of the Bacillus andreraoultii genome is shown below.
CGAATATGATTTGGGATATTCAAATTAAAGGAGCTAGTCCTGAAGTTGAATATAAAATTAATAATCAATTAAAACAACTCGGTGTGAAAAAAGGGAATTTGCAATTTCTTATTGACGATCCTCTAACGTTACAAAGAAAACTTTCACGTATGAATGAAGACATTACTTGGATTGGTGTGGAGTTAAAAGGGACAACCTATCATTTTCAAGTCGTCGAAAAAGAACAACCTGAAGAGCAAGAAAAACAAGGTCCACAACATATAATCGCTAAAAAGGAAGCCGTTATTGTTGATTATTTTGTTGAAAAGGGACAACCAGTTATTTCTGTTCATGATTTTGTGAAACCTGGTCAGCTTTTAGTATCAGGTATTATTGGCAAAGAAGATGAACCAGAATATGTTTCAGCGAAGGGAGAAATTTTAGGGAAAACTTGGTATGATACAAAAGTTGAAGTTCAATTACAAAATGAATTTGAACTGTTAACAGGGAAAGAAATGAAGAAAACAGGTATAAAAATTGGTGATTATTCAATCCCTATATGGGGACTGAAAAAGGAGCAATATAAGAAGGAACAAATAGAAAGTGACGAAACGTATTTGAAGTTTTTCAAATGGTCTTTACCTATTGCCTTTGTAAAAACGACCATTCGTGAAGTAGAAACACATGAAAAAACATATACTGAGAAGGAAGCAGAGAAGTTAGCCTTATCTATTGCAAAAAAAGATTTAGTGAAGTCCATTCCGAAAGATGCGCAGATAGTAGGAGAAAAAGTTTTGCATCAAAAGGTAGAGAATGGTAAATTGAAATTATTAATAAGTTATGATGTAGTTGAAAATATTGCAAAAGCAGTACCGATTCATCCAAAGGAAAAAAAGAAAGAAAAAACCAATATACCAAATTAGGGGTGTTGTCATTTTTGAAAACGGTAGAGTATCAATTAGGTCAAATAGAAAATCCAATTGTTTTATTTGGAACAGCTGATAGCCATTTAAAAATGATTGAAAGTGAATTGAATGTATCGATTACAACAAGAGGAGAAGTTATTCGGATTACTGGAGAAGAAAAAAGTATTCAATCAGCAGAAAATGTGATTCACTCGCTTCACCAGATTGTTGGTAAAGGAATGACGATTAGTCCAAGGGATGTGTCCTTAGCATTGCAAATGGAAAAGCAAGGGACAATCGAATATTTAAATGAATTGTATAAAGAAGAAATTACAAAAAATGCAAAAGGGAAATCAATTCGGGTAAAAACATTAGGACAGCGCGAATATGTCCAAGCAATTAAAAATCATGACCTCGTGTTTGGAATTGGTCCAGCAGGTACGGGTAAAACATATTTAGCTGTTGTTCTTGCTGTGCATGCCTTGAAAAATAATATCGTTAAACGGATTATTTTAACACGGCCGGCAGTAGAGGCAGGAGAAAGCTTAGGGTTTTTACCAGGAGATTTAAAAGAGAAAGTTGATCCATATCTTAGACCGTTATATGACGCGCTTCATGATGTTTTAGGTCAAGAACATACCCAACGTCTGATCGAACGTGGTTCTATTGAGATTGCCCCACTTGCCTATATGCGTGGAAGAACACTTGATGATGCTTTTGTCATTCTTGATGAGGCGCAAAACACAACAGCTGCACAAATGAAAATGTTTTTAACGCGGCTAGGGTTTGGATCGAAAATGGTCATTACAGGTGATTTAACTCAAGTTGATTTACCCCATGGTGTTAAATCTGGATTATCAGTTGTAGAAAAAATTTTAAAGAGTATTCCTAATATTGCTTTCGTCTATTTAGAAGAAAGTGATGTTGTAAGGCATCCATTAGTTGCGAAAATTATTCATGCTTATGACCAGTTAAATAATAATAGTGAAAACAGAGGCTGATTCAATTGCCTGGCACAAAAGCTCATTTCATGCTCATTGTGCCAGGATTCTGAATAGCCTCTTTTATATTTATCAGTGGTATAATAAAATAAAGCTACAAAAGTTTAATGGAAAAAGAGGAAAAAATTTCTCTGTATTGGTATAATTTAACAATAAAATTTTGTACAATAATAACTAACGTATGCTTTATGGGGGCTTGACGGCTGTGATGAAACGTGGGAGTTTTTTAATGACGATGTTAAAAAAAATAAATAATCGAATTGCATATTGGCTCATATTTATTGTTATTGGCTTTGTATTATTCTTTGCTATGTATAGTAATGTTAAGCCTGTAAAACTAAATATTGAGAAATTCTCGATTGCAGAGAAAACTATTCGCTCACCAATTACGATTGAGGATGAAGAACAAACAGAGAAAAAACGCACAGAAATGTTGGCACAAGTTAAGCCTCAATATATTTTAAAGCAAGAATATGCACAAAATCGGGTTGACTTAATTAGTTCAATCTTCAATTCAGCAATTGATTTGCAAAATGAAGTAGTGAAAAATGAATTAGAGAAAGAAATAAATGGGGAACAAAGTAGTGAGACGAATCATCTTGTAACAGAAAGTGATAAGATAGCATGGATAAAGGAAAAACTAACGAAAGTAGTCATTAATGATTTATCTGAATCAACAATAAAAGCACTTGTAAACAATTCAAAAACAGATTTATCAATTGCAAAAGATGCTGCAGTTACGGCCGTAAATAAGGTAATGACTGGGAGAATTTCAGCGAGTGATGTTGAAAATGCAAAGAAGAAAGTAGAAGATGAAATTCGTTATATTTCCCTACCACAAGATTTAAAAGCTGCCACCATTGAATTAGGTAGGTATGCAATTATTCAAAATGAGTATTACGACCCTGAAGCAACGGAAGAGTTACGGCAACAAGCAGTTGAAAATGTGGAGCCTGTGCGAATATTACAAGGACAAATAATTGTTGAAGAAGGTCAATTAATTGACCAGGAAATATATCGACAATTAGAACTTTTAGGTTTGTTAGATCAAGATGTGCCTCTTATGCCGTTAATCGGGCTAATCTTATTTGTAGTTGTCCTTATGTTTCTCGTATTTTCATACTTTAACAGTAAAAATGATAAGAAGAAGCAAAAGGAATTTCTCATTTTTAGTGTCGTTTTAATTATTTCATTAATATTTATGAAAGGGATAAGCTTAATCCCGATTGATCACTTAGATTTGGCCTTTATATTTCCAGCAGCGATGTGTTCCATGTTGTTGAAAATTTTACTAAATGATCGGTTAGGTTTTATCGGAACGGTCATATTAGCTGCAAGTGGTGCGTTAATATTTAATACCCAGACGAGCGGGACATTTAATTTAATTATTAGTTTATATATTTTATTTAGTGGATTAAGTGGTCTTTTGTTTTTGACAAATCAAAATCATCGTTCAAAGATTTTTCAAGCTGGATTATTCGTCTCTCTTATCAATGCTATTTTAGTAATTGCCTTTCTATTCATACCTAATTCAAGATTTTCGATAACTCAATACATTATTTATGGTTTGCTTGGAATCGGTTCAGGAGTTGGGTCAGCTATATTTACGATTGGGTTGTTGCCATTTTTTGAAGCGGGATTTGGAATTTTGTCAATGATGAAGTTGGTTGAATTATCTAACCCGAATCATCCACTATTGAAAAAAATCTTAACAGAGGCACCGGGTACGTATCACCATAGTGTAATGGTTGCTAATCTAAGTGATAGTGCTTGTGAGGCAATTGGGGCAAATGGTCTTTTAGCAAGAGTTGCTAGTTATTATCATGACATTGGTAAAATGAGAAGACCGAACTTTTTTATAGAAAATCAGATGAATATGGATAATCCTCATGATCGGTTATCACCGGAGACAAGTCGTGATATTATTATTGCACATGCGACTGATGGAGCAAATATTTTACAATCATACAAAATGCCAAAAGAGATTGTTGATGTTGCCTTACAGCATCATGGAACAAGTTTCTTAAAATTCTTTTACTATAAAGCAAAAGAATTGGGACAAG
Proteins encoded:
- the yqfD gene encoding sporulation protein YqfD; protein product: MKCKWGGEMKNLWLGKVAGHITVKIEGKGLERLINKLIREKVRIWNVKRHNEELITFQMFIKDVTYLREAVHYHRVKVRFIKKAGLPFYIKRMKKNTGFFIGAVIAMAMILILSNMIWDIQIKGASPEVEYKINNQLKQLGVKKGNLQFLIDDPLTLQRKLSRMNEDITWIGVELKGTTYHFQVVEKEQPEEQEKQGPQHIIAKKEAVIVDYFVEKGQPVISVHDFVKPGQLLVSGIIGKEDEPEYVSAKGEILGKTWYDTKVEVQLQNEFELLTGKEMKKTGIKIGDYSIPIWGLKKEQYKKEQIESDETYLKFFKWSLPIAFVKTTIREVETHEKTYTEKEAEKLALSIAKKDLVKSIPKDAQIVGEKVLHQKVENGKLKLLISYDVVENIAKAVPIHPKEKKKEKTNIPN
- a CDS encoding PhoH family protein — translated: MLSFLKTVEYQLGQIENPIVLFGTADSHLKMIESELNVSITTRGEVIRITGEEKSIQSAENVIHSLHQIVGKGMTISPRDVSLALQMEKQGTIEYLNELYKEEITKNAKGKSIRVKTLGQREYVQAIKNHDLVFGIGPAGTGKTYLAVVLAVHALKNNIVKRIILTRPAVEAGESLGFLPGDLKEKVDPYLRPLYDALHDVLGQEHTQRLIERGSIEIAPLAYMRGRTLDDAFVILDEAQNTTAAQMKMFLTRLGFGSKMVITGDLTQVDLPHGVKSGLSVVEKILKSIPNIAFVYLEESDVVRHPLVAKIIHAYDQLNNNSENRG
- a CDS encoding HD family phosphohydrolase, coding for MTMLKKINNRIAYWLIFIVIGFVLFFAMYSNVKPVKLNIEKFSIAEKTIRSPITIEDEEQTEKKRTEMLAQVKPQYILKQEYAQNRVDLISSIFNSAIDLQNEVVKNELEKEINGEQSSETNHLVTESDKIAWIKEKLTKVVINDLSESTIKALVNNSKTDLSIAKDAAVTAVNKVMTGRISASDVENAKKKVEDEIRYISLPQDLKAATIELGRYAIIQNEYYDPEATEELRQQAVENVEPVRILQGQIIVEEGQLIDQEIYRQLELLGLLDQDVPLMPLIGLILFVVVLMFLVFSYFNSKNDKKKQKEFLIFSVVLIISLIFMKGISLIPIDHLDLAFIFPAAMCSMLLKILLNDRLGFIGTVILAASGALIFNTQTSGTFNLIISLYILFSGLSGLLFLTNQNHRSKIFQAGLFVSLINAILVIAFLFIPNSRFSITQYIIYGLLGIGSGVGSAIFTIGLLPFFEAGFGILSMMKLVELSNPNHPLLKKILTEAPGTYHHSVMVANLSDSACEAIGANGLLARVASYYHDIGKMRRPNFFIENQMNMDNPHDRLSPETSRDIIIAHATDGANILQSYKMPKEIVDVALQHHGTSFLKFFYYKAKELGQDVTEDDFRYPGPKPQTKEIAVISIADSVEAAVRSMSKPNMEKIESLVKNIIKDKLNDGQFSDCDLTFKELTIIERTLCETLHGIFHNRIEYPELKDER